The genomic DNA TCTCATGTCTGACTGCACAGTGGTGTTTCTTTAGTGAAGGGTTTCTTTAACAACTAGAAGTTCACAAACtgttaaaactgaaatttaaacTGCTGTTGTGTTCTAGATACCTTACTgtggcaaaaaaccccaacttaaTCAATTGAAGACATGCAAGTAGTAACTTAATATTGGTGTTCTCTACTGAAATGGAACTTCATGAAGTTTTTGTATCAGATGAAATATTTTAGGTCCTTATAAatattcttccattttttttttagataagaATATTCTTAGATTTTTCTTCAATCTTGGTGTGAAGGTAACTCTTCAAACTTccttatgttttcatttttgttacAAAAACCACTTGTGAATAATTGTTGGCACTCAGAGTGCAGAAAATTTGTTGCTGCAGGTGTACATTTCAAGTCCATCTTTCAGATTGAAATACTTCCTTATTTTGTGTTCTGTTAACTGGGATTCCAGCAGTTGTCCACAGTACACTTCAAGTCAGCAGAATTCAAATTCATATCAGTAGCATAGTGAGACCTGGCTTCCAACTGTGGCTGCACAGCCAGCAAATTGTGCTTTACAAAGTCACAGATAAATTGTGAATGTGAAGATGGTTCTTTTGGATGGCACATACAGGGAATGAGAAAATGCCCTTGGACTTCAACCATGGCTGTGTACTGGCAAAGCCACTGGGTGCAGATCCCAAAATCTTTCCCTGGGGCCACTCCCTTAAGTACCCTGCATGTCTGTTCTTTTGGCTCAGGTTAATGAAAATAGTATTCTATCCTTTCAGTAATTATAGTAGTGTGTATGTGTAAATGTGGTGCACATCTGTGGTGAGGTTGGGGAAGAGGCTTAGCTAAAACCCAACATTTTCCATTGCTTGGCAAGGCAAAgttgtttgctttctttctcccttctgCACAAAATAATGTTCCTTTTTTACCTTCTTACTCCTTCTGTCAGGCaaggtgctgagagctcttgGGCTTATTTCATGGGACTTTGGCCATAGCAACGATATTGTTTCGTGTCTGGGCATGGAAAGGGAATATTCAGCACAGTTTCCAATGTCAATTTGATTCCTCTGCCTAATAGAAGTCTCTGTGCTTAATAGGAAATCCCTAAGTCGTTAATTAGCAAGTTGTCACTCCATTGCATTCAAACAGCCTGAGTTTCCTAAGCTGACATGCTTGGGACTCTCCTTACTGCTGCTGTGGATTATTGAGGTTCTCGCCTGTTGTTTGGTGCTTCAGCACCATCTGCTGGTCCCAGCCCACGTTCtagtggctgtgctgctctgctggtgtcccagggcacagcaggccCGGGAAATGCCCTCTGCATTGtctgtctgcagctctgctccagaccctgcccacacccttcccctgcccattgagagggaaggggctcctGCAGAGGAGTTCTGCATAGGCTTTCCAGGATGGTTTGCTCCAGGAACTGTCTCTACAGAGTCCAGTTCATTGACATGGAAgtagagaaaagggaaagggtcACCACCTGAGTTGGACAACTTCATTGTAGTGGCCTTTGCAAAGTGAGGTCTAGTAGAAGAAATTGCCAATTAGTAAATGTGATTCTGGAAAATGAGTTTGAAATGTTTCTCTTCAAAAACATAGCTGGAGTATGACTTACTAAGTCAAGCTTTACGTCTTTAACCATATAAAAATTGATACTAAGTTTTCTTACTGGTCATAACTGTTGCCCATTTCAACTGcatttggaaggaaaacaaaaaataagaacaCCATCCTAGAGTCGTATGATTTAGAATGGAGGGCAGTCACTgtaaagaaaattctttttctttatctccTATATTGTTTTGAAATGGTAAATGACTGATGTGCTTTTATGTCTCCCTGAACATTCAAAAGACCAAATAACTGATTgaaatcttttttcttccctgctgtcTTGCAGGCATACAGTTGTCCCATGTGGGCACCCCATTCTTACCTGTACCCCCTGCACCAGGCCTATTTAGCTGCTTGTAGAATGTACCCAAACGTGTCCCTTCCTGTGTATCCGCACAACCCCTGGTTCCAGGAGGCTGCTCCCGCTCAGAACGAAAACGACACTGCACGACCAAACAGGCACTTTGCTGTCCAGACCGAGGCCAGGTCCAATGGTCAGATTCCACAGGTTGACAGATCTCCATCACTGCCTCTGATCATACCTTCAGCTCAGGTGACGGAAAGTCAAGGACAGGTCTGTGTCGAACCGGAGAATCCAGCGCAGGCTCTTCATGCCAACTATGAGGAGTCCCTGAGAGGGAAAAATATGTTCCCGCAGCCTCCCTTTGGACACAATCACTTCCTAGGAGCCGTTCCAATAGCACCTCCTTTCTTTCCTCACTTCTGGTATGGGTACCCAGTTCAGGGTTTCATTGAGAATTCAGTAGCGAGACCTAACGTTGTCTTGTCTCCTGAGGAcaaagaggcagcagctggcaccTCTGCCAGCATGTACATGGGCAAAGAGTGCAGCCCTCCAGTTCCTGGAGTGaactgtgcagagcagctccagaagACCAACAGTGGCTCCAATacagtcccattcccagtggctgctgcagggaccccaAAAGACACTTCAGCCAGGGCACCTCAGCTGGAGCAAAccagtcctgctgctcctaAGCAGAAAGCAGCCGGGCAGCAGCATCGCCCTCCGCAGACGCAGGGCCCAGAGAGGCCGACGGCAGGGCCCAGCAcgcaggcactgctggcagaaCCTCCCAAAAACGAACTGAAAGCCGGCACTCCCGGCCGGAAGGAGAGGCCTGCTAAAGGGAGAGAGTCCAAGGGCGCTGGGAACGCGCAGCCggacagcagggcccagagaaCAAGGGAGGAGAGCTCTGAGGACGACACGGAGGTTTCCGACATGCTGAGGAGCGGCAGGTCCAAGCAGTTCTATAACCAGACTTACGGAGGAGGCAGAAGGCCCAGACCTGACAGGGGTTATTCCAGCAGGGGAGGATACCAGTTCCAAAGAAATGAGGAGGCCTGGAAAGGACCACCCAACAGAAGCAGAGATGACAGCTACCAGTATCAGAGAAACTTTAGAGGGCAGCCATATAGAAATGACAGGAGAAGGGCAGCATTGGGAGATAATCAGAGGGGGCAGCAAGCATAAAATGACTGGATAATTGGAAAATTTAAGCAAAAAGTAATTTGAAGTAGCAGTTTAAAATCCTAATTTCTTTTTAGTGAAGTTCAATGATGTTTAATTTTGGGCTAATTTTTCGCAAGTAAAGACTTAGGAGGATGTCAAGTCCTACCATAGGGTTCTTGGGGGGGATTCTAGAATTTGTTTGGCTTAGCAGTTTTTCTTCAATGtcaaattaggaaaaaaaataggtttagtgtttgataatttttttccccacaaaggTTTCCGTTTGTGATAGAAAATGGTATGTGCGTTTACTAGAGTGACAAATGACAGCATTTGATGTGATCTAGATCCTAAAATTGACAGTAACATTGCAccaaatataaatgtatattttatcATACAATGCCTTAGTTCT from Ammospiza nelsoni isolate bAmmNel1 chromosome 4, bAmmNel1.pri, whole genome shotgun sequence includes the following:
- the OTUD4 gene encoding OTU domain-containing protein 4 isoform X9, with product MQDKNILRFFFNLGVKAYSCPMWAPHSYLYPLHQAYLAACRMYPNVSLPVYPHNPWFQEAAPAQNENDTARPNRHFAVQTEARSNGQIPQVDRSPSLPLIIPSAQVTESQGQVCVEPENPAQALHANYEESLRGKNMFPQPPFGHNHFLGAVPIAPPFFPHFWYGYPVQGFIENSVARPNVVLSPEDKEAAAGTSASMYMGKECSPPVPGVNCAEQLQKTNSGSNTVPFPVAAAGTPKDTSARAPQLEQTSPAAPKQKAAGQQHRPPQTQGPERPTAGPSTQALLAEPPKNELKAGTPGRKERPAKGRESKGAGNAQPDSRAQRTREESSEDDTEVSDMLRSGRSKQFYNQTYGGGRRPRPDRGYSSRGGYQFQRNEEAWKGPPNRSRDDSYQYQRNFRGQPYRNDRRRAALGDNQRGQQA